The proteins below come from a single Triticum aestivum cultivar Chinese Spring chromosome 5D, IWGSC CS RefSeq v2.1, whole genome shotgun sequence genomic window:
- the LOC123122699 gene encoding uncharacterized protein: protein MVARMMRWPRPPQARKFRVRLVVRRAEGLPPSVEPAGQEQRVAAEVRWKGPRASGLGSLRRAVRRNRTRGEELAASGAVAWEEGFESAVTLAAASHREAAAFQPWELAFTVFTDVNKGPKTKPTILGTASLSLADYASAAEEDIEIILPLSVPSGAPESAPSLHLTLSMVELRAHQETSDASQRSAVAAPLSPSSCDSVPGGKDEVSVIKAGLRKVKILRHIVSARRSKKTFQSDEGSEDNCYIHSDGTEYPYGTEPVDEDLDDRTHEDEVADSTIRKSFSYGSLQSVNHVGDHEDWVYYSHRKSDAGYHVDEPQSSTAVGTVLPAVKRSILPWRKRKLGLRSLKAKGEPLLKRANGEEGGDDIDHDRRLLTSSDGSQRSRSEDGSVHGMMSEFGDDNFVVGNWESKEVLSRDGHMRLSSQVFFASIDQRSERVAGASACTSLVAVIADWFQANQNLMPIQSQFDNLIREGSLEWRNLCENKTYRERFPDKHFDLETVLDAKTRPLTVSPSKSFIGFFVPEGADDMGGLDFLNDAMSFDNIWDEISQAAEASSSDNPNLYIVSWNDHFFLLKVERDAYYIIDTLGERFYEGCSQAYILKFDDTTMIHKVSGEKKAQPSPDSSGPLKGSSASSSSGQDSEDDDAEENVLVSKGKESCKEYIKSFLAAIPIRELQGDIKRGTVASTPLHHRLQIEFHYTEAVPAEVAPPPQALAIEAPFEFSWPEPPPAMELALAPAVAVA from the exons ATGGTGGCGAGGATGATGCGGTGGCCGCGGCCGCCCCAGGCGCGCAAGTTCCGCGTCCGGCTGGTGGTGCGGCGGGCGGAGGGGCTGCCGCCGTCCGTGGAGCCCGCGGGACAGGAGCAGAGGGTCGCGGCGGAGGTCAGGTGGAAGGGGCCGAGGGCGTCCGGCCTCGGCTCGCTGCGGCGCGCGGTGCGGCGCAACCGCACCAGGGGCGAGGAGCTGGCCGCCTCCGGGGCCGTGGCGTGGGAGGAGGGGTTCGAGAGCGCCGTCACGCTCGCGGCCGCGTCTCACCGGGAGGCGGCCGCGTTCCAGCCGTGGGAGCTCGCCTTCACCGTCTTCACC GATGTGAACAAAGGCCCAAAGACTAAACCAACAATTCTGGGAACCGCTTCCCTTAGCCTAGCAGATTATGCATCAGCAGCCGAAGAGGATATTGAGATAATTCTCCCTTTGTCCGTGCCCTCTGGTGCGCCTGAGTCTGCTCCGTCCCTTCAT CTCACTCTGAGTATGGTGGAACTGAGAGCTCATCAAGAAACCTCTGACGCTTCACAACGGTCTGCTGTGGCCGCTCCGTTATCCCCGTCATCTTGTGATTCTGTCCCTGGAGGAAAAGATGAGGTTTCAGTCATTAAAGCAGGGCTAAGAAAGGTAAAAATCCTCAGGCATATAGTGTCAGCTCGACGGTCCAAGAAGACGTTCCAAAGCGATGAAGGCAGTGAAGATAATTGCTATATTCACAGTGATGGTACTGAATATCCATATGGTACCGAGCCTGTGGATGAAGATCTTGATGATAGAACACATGAAGATGAAGTTGCGGATTCAACTATCAGGAAATCGTTCAGTTATGGTTCACTGCAGTCTGTCAACCATGTTGGTGACCATGAGGACTGGGTCTATTACAGTCACCGGAAATCTGATGCCGGTTACCATGTAGATGAACCACAGTCATCAACTGCTGTGGGAACTGTGTTGCCAGCTGTAAAACGGAGTATCCTTCCTTGGAGAAAGAGGAAACTGGGTTTACGGTCACTAAAGGCTAAAGGTGAACCTCTGTTGAAGAGAGCAAATGGAGAAGAGGGAGGTGATGATATTGACCATGATCGACGGCTGCTAACCTCTTCCGATGGATCACAG CGATCAAGAAGTGAAGATGGGTCAGTTCATGGTATGATGTCAGAATTTGGCGATGACAATTTTGTTGTGGGGAACTGGGAATCAAAGGAGGTACTTAGCCGTGATGGTCATATGAGGCTTTCTTCCCAGGTGTTCTTTGCGTCAATAGACCAGAGAAGTGAGCGGGTTGCTGGGGCGAGTGCATGCACGTCACTTGTGGCTGTCATTGCAGACTGGTTCCAGGCAAATCAGAATCTGATGCCTATCCAGTCGCAGTTTGATAACCTGATCCGAGAAGGATCACTAGAGTGGAGAAACCTTTGCGAGAACAAGACATACCGAGAGCGTTTTCCTGACAAGCACTTTGATCTTGAAACTGTCCTTGATGCCAAGACCCGGCCACTCACAGTCTCCCCCAGCAAGTCATTTATCGGATTCTTCGTACCCGAAGGAGCTGATGACATGGGAGGACTTGACTTCCTCAATGATGCCATGTCCTTTGATAACATCTGGGATGAGATCAGCCAGGCAGCAGAGGCCTCATCCAGTGACAACCCTAACCTATATATAGTGAGCTGGAATGACCACTTCTTTCTCCTCAAGGTTGAGCGTGATGCATATTACATCATCGACACGCTTGGAGAAAGGTTCTACGAAGGATGCAGCCAGGCCTACATTTTGAAATTTGACGACACCACCATGATTCACAAGGTGTCCGGCGAGAAGAAGGCGCAACCTAGCCCCGACTCAAGCGGGCCGCTGAAGGGTTCTTCAGCGAGCTCCTCGTCGGGGCAGGACAGCGAAGACGACGACGCCGAGGAGAACGTACTCGTGTCGAAGGGCAAGGAGTCGTGCAAAGAGTACATCAAGAGCTTCTTGGCGGCCATACCGATCAGGGAGCTACAGGGGGACATCAAGAGGGGAACGGTGGCATCAACACCGCTGCACCACCGCCTCCAGATCGAGTTCCACTACACCGAGGCGGTCCCGGCAGAGGTTGCCCCGCCGCCTCAAGCCCTCGCCATCGAAGCCCCGTTCGAGTTCTCGTGGCCCGAGCCACCGCCGGCGATGGAGCTCGCCCTAGCACCCGCGGTCGCCGTCGCATAG